The DNA sequence CTACCGGGTCGACCACGAGTCCACCGGCGTAGTCCTGGTGCACGTGAGCGACGAGGCCGGTCGCAACCCTGTTTCCGTCTTCGCGCACCGTATGGCCGATCTGGTCGCCGAGCAGGGCGCCCTGCTTGAGGACCGGGAGCGCAGCGTGCTGGAGGACGAACTGCTCACCGAACTCGCCCAGCAGATCCACGAACGTGTGCGCACCGCCCGGGACCTGGTGCGCGGCATGGACCGCGACACCCGGTCGCGGCCGATGTCCTCGGGCACCAAGGTGGGCATCCGCTGGGTCCGGGCGGACCACCTGGACGAGCGCCAGGCGCGGGTGGCCGGTGTCCTGGAGCGCGATTCGCGCACGCTCGGGTCGGAAGGGCTGGCCGAGTTGCGCGGGCTGCTGCGGGAGATGATCCGCGACTACCGGGCCGACCATGCGCGCGCCACCTACCGGCAGGCGGTCGCGCACGTCGTGGACTACCGCACCTGGTACACGTTCGAGCTGATGCTCGCCGAACCGGGCGAGAAGGACGTGAAGCTGACCCGCGCCCGGCACACCGTGATGTCGGGCGGGGAGAAGTCGGCGGCGATCCACCTTCCGCTGTTCGCCGCGGCCAACGCCCTGTACTCCTCGGCCTACCCGACCTGTCCGCGCATGATCGCCCTCGACGAGGCCTTCGCCGGCATCGACGACCGCTACAAGCCGGACCTGCTCGGCCTGACGGTCAAATTCGACCTGGACATGTTCATGACCGGCCACGATCTCTGGGTCCACTACGACTCGGTGCCCATGGCCGCCCACTACGACATGCACCACGACAAGGCGGCGCACGCCGTGTCGGCCATGCTGATGCTCTGGGACGGCGAGCAGACCGTCGACGCCGACGCCGGGTTCTCCGGCAACGACGAACTCGTGGCGAGCCTGCTCGGCATCGCCCCCAGTCGGCACGCACCCGCGAACACCGAGGGAACCCTGCTGCAGGCGGCCGTCCAGGACGACGACGAGTCCGACGGGGACGGCGAGTGAGTGCGGACGATGTGGAGCGGTTCCGCGGCGCGGAATACCGCCGGCTGCTCACCGCGGCGCGGAGGTCGTTGGAACGCACCGGCGGCGACCTGAGTCGTTCCGTCGGCGTCAGCGGTCCCGACGAGGCCGAACGCGACGCGATCATCGGCATCACCGGCCGATACCGGGCCCCTGGCGCCAAGCGGATCACCGTCGCTCTGCGGGAGCTGAACTCCGCGGTGCACAGCTCCTCGGGCCTGTCCCTGACCGAACTGCTGGAGAAGATCGGTCCCCCGCTGGCCAACCGCCCCGACACGGCCGCACGCGAGGCCGACGCGCGCAGGCAGGCCCTCGAACCGGCCTACGTGAGCCGCCTGTACACGTCGTCCGCGTGGTACCGCGATTGGCTGAACGGCATCGAGGGGGACGGAACCCTCACCCGCCTGGTGCGCCGCGGCGACGCCGCCCTCGTCGCCGCGGCGGTACGGACGCTGGAGTTCCTGGAGTCCCGGCCGGCCGACCGGGCGCCGATCATGCTGCCCGCGTTGGCCGCCGAAGTCGTCCATGACACCAAAGCCCTCAACGAGGGCACACCACTGGCCGGGCTCGTGGTGCGCGCCCTCGCGCTGCGTGCCGACACGCCTCGGCCCCGCAACGCCCAGGAGCTGCGGGATCTGTGGGACCGCTTCGACGTGGTCGTCGACGACCTCTCCAGCAGGGTGCTGGTGCTCAACCTGGCCGCGGAGGGGTCCGGGCTCGGGGAGTGGCTCACCGGCGCGGCGAGGACCGGGACTCCCTTCTACGCGACTCTGCACCAACTGCTCACGCTGCCTGTCGCCGTCGCCGACCCCATGGTCCACGTATGCGAGAACCCCGCGATCCTGCGCCGCGCGGCCGGCGAGCTCGGACCGGCGTGCCCGCCGCTGGTGTGCACCGAAGGACGTCCCTCGACGGCGTTCCGCCGCCTCGCCCGCGCCGTCGCCGAGG is a window from the Streptomonospora litoralis genome containing:
- a CDS encoding TIGR02679 family protein, encoding MSADDVERFRGAEYRRLLTAARRSLERTGGDLSRSVGVSGPDEAERDAIIGITGRYRAPGAKRITVALRELNSAVHSSSGLSLTELLEKIGPPLANRPDTAAREADARRQALEPAYVSRLYTSSAWYRDWLNGIEGDGTLTRLVRRGDAALVAAAVRTLEFLESRPADRAPIMLPALAAEVVHDTKALNEGTPLAGLVVRALALRADTPRPRNAQELRDLWDRFDVVVDDLSSRVLVLNLAAEGSGLGEWLTGAARTGTPFYATLHQLLTLPVAVADPMVHVCENPAILRRAAGELGPACPPLVCTEGRPSTAFRRLARAVAEGGGRLRYHGDFDWPGISIAADVLARHGAGPWRMSTADYLAGLRADEEQVVLDGTAQPTPWDPGLSAAMQRHGRAVYEEAVGAALIDDLAGWSPAADSKDG